A single region of the Enterococcus mundtii genome encodes:
- the rbfA gene encoding 30S ribosome-binding factor RbfA, which translates to MANYRDRRVGQEILKEVNDILRKKVRDPRVENVTITDVHVTGDLQQATIYYSLLSDLASDKKKAQEGLNKASGLIRRELGHNMSIYKTPELTFELDESVVYGNHIDELLRNLNKD; encoded by the coding sequence ATGGCTAACTATCGTGACCGCAGAGTCGGTCAAGAAATTTTAAAAGAAGTGAATGATATCTTACGCAAAAAGGTACGTGATCCACGTGTGGAAAACGTAACGATCACAGATGTGCATGTCACGGGTGATCTGCAACAAGCAACGATTTATTATAGCCTCTTATCTGACTTAGCCTCAGATAAGAAAAAAGCGCAAGAAGGGTTGAATAAAGCAAGTGGACTGATTCGTCGTGAATTAGGACATAACATGAGCATTTATAAAACACCTGAATTGACGTTTGAGCTAGACGAATCAGTTGTCTATGGTAATCATATCGATGAATTATTGCGTAATTTAAACAAAGACTAA
- a CDS encoding YlxQ-related RNA-binding protein — protein sequence MNGMNRQKAMNLIGLAMRAGKMITGEELTIGDIRRQKAKIVFVASDASENTRKKIKDKSSYYEVPCFELFSEEEITQMIGKPRKVIGITDTGFAKKVKELIEG from the coding sequence ATGAATGGAATGAATCGGCAAAAAGCCATGAATCTTATTGGTCTAGCGATGCGTGCAGGGAAAATGATCACAGGTGAAGAATTGACGATCGGAGACATCCGTCGTCAAAAAGCCAAGATCGTTTTCGTCGCAAGTGATGCCAGTGAGAATACCAGAAAAAAAATCAAAGATAAGAGTTCGTACTACGAAGTTCCTTGCTTTGAGCTGTTTTCTGAGGAAGAAATCACGCAGATGATCGGTAAACCTCGGAAAGTGATAGGAATCACGGACACCGGCTTTGCAAAAAAGGTCAAGGAGCTAATTGAAGGTTAG
- the nusA gene encoding transcription termination factor NusA: MSKEMLNALDALEAEKGISKEIVIDALEAALVSAYKRHYGQAQNVEVEFEQKKGKIHVYAVKEVTEEVMDSQLEVSLKDALLINPAYEIGDKIRFEVTPKDFGRIAAQTAKQVILQRVREAERTIIYNEFSAYEKDIMQGIVERQDKRYIYVNLGKIEAVLSKQDQMPNEFYQPHDRIKVYVSRVENTSKGPQVFVSRSHPDLLRRLFEQEVPEVYDGLVEIVSVAREAGDRSKVAVRSTDPNIDAVGTCVGPKGQRVQAIVNELKGENMDIVEWDEDPAVFIANALNPSQVVDVIFDEQNPKACTVVVPDYQLSLAIGKRGQNARLAAKLTNHKIDIKSESDMTEFYEKKAQAEAAISEELHDEAIIQSDLTDDEYQTIAFEDETAEVTEQEEI; the protein is encoded by the coding sequence ATGAGTAAAGAAATGTTGAACGCGTTAGATGCTTTAGAGGCTGAAAAAGGAATCTCAAAAGAAATCGTGATCGACGCTTTAGAAGCTGCGTTAGTTTCTGCATACAAACGCCATTATGGGCAAGCACAAAACGTAGAAGTAGAATTTGAACAAAAAAAAGGCAAGATCCATGTCTATGCAGTGAAAGAAGTCACTGAAGAAGTGATGGACTCACAATTAGAAGTATCTTTGAAAGACGCCTTGTTGATCAATCCTGCTTACGAGATCGGTGACAAGATCCGTTTTGAAGTCACACCAAAAGATTTCGGTCGTATCGCTGCCCAAACAGCGAAGCAAGTCATCTTGCAACGTGTACGTGAAGCAGAACGCACGATCATCTATAACGAATTCAGTGCTTATGAAAAAGACATTATGCAAGGGATCGTTGAACGTCAAGACAAACGTTATATCTATGTCAATTTAGGTAAAATCGAAGCGGTACTATCAAAACAAGACCAAATGCCAAATGAATTTTATCAACCACATGATCGTATCAAAGTATATGTATCACGTGTTGAGAATACATCAAAAGGCCCTCAAGTCTTTGTTAGCCGTAGTCATCCTGATCTTTTGCGTCGCTTGTTCGAACAAGAAGTACCAGAAGTTTATGATGGACTTGTTGAAATCGTCAGTGTGGCTAGAGAAGCAGGCGATCGTTCAAAAGTGGCTGTCCGCTCAACGGATCCGAATATCGATGCTGTCGGCACGTGTGTTGGTCCTAAAGGCCAACGTGTCCAAGCGATCGTGAATGAATTGAAGGGCGAAAACATGGATATCGTCGAGTGGGATGAAGATCCTGCGGTGTTCATTGCGAACGCATTGAATCCTTCACAAGTCGTGGATGTCATTTTTGACGAACAAAATCCAAAAGCTTGTACGGTCGTTGTACCGGATTATCAATTGTCATTGGCAATCGGTAAACGTGGACAAAATGCGCGTCTAGCAGCCAAATTGACGAACCACAAAATCGACATCAAATCAGAGTCAGACATGACTGAATTCTATGAGAAAAAAGCTCAGGCAGAAGCAGCAATCTCTGAAGAATTACACGATGAAGCAATCATCCAATCAGATTTGACAGATGATGAATATCAAACAATCGCATTTGAAGACGAAACAGCTGAAGTAACTGAACAAGAAGAAATTTAA
- the truB gene encoding tRNA pseudouridine(55) synthase TruB, with protein MEGLLPLWKERGMTSHDCVFKLRKILHTKKIGHGGTLDPDVDGVLPICIGKATKVIEYLTDSGKTYKGEITLGYSTTTEDKSGEIVEQRAVTEALTEEQVDEAMAAFVGEITQIPPMYSAVKVNGRRLYEYARNNETVERPVRKAQIYRFERTSEILWSKEAGTVSWRFEVECGKGTYVRTLAVDTGSKLGYPAHMSDLTRTASAGMDESQAITLAEVVSYMENGTIEEYLLPIETGVAKFKQVDIDETVWQKVKNGMRLDYQVFGLSEMPSEEIALFYQGKVVSIYQPNPKEKNKLKPSKVLRNEV; from the coding sequence ATGGAAGGCTTATTACCTTTATGGAAAGAACGCGGCATGACTAGCCACGATTGTGTATTCAAATTACGAAAAATTTTACATACAAAGAAAATCGGACATGGTGGGACATTAGATCCTGATGTAGATGGTGTTCTTCCAATTTGTATTGGTAAAGCCACTAAAGTCATTGAATATCTGACGGATTCGGGGAAGACCTACAAAGGAGAAATCACACTTGGCTACAGTACGACGACTGAAGACAAATCAGGTGAAATCGTTGAACAACGAGCTGTCACCGAAGCATTGACAGAGGAGCAAGTAGATGAAGCAATGGCTGCTTTTGTCGGTGAGATCACACAGATTCCTCCGATGTACTCGGCTGTGAAAGTCAATGGTCGACGTTTATATGAATATGCTCGAAATAATGAGACAGTGGAACGACCTGTTCGCAAGGCACAGATCTATCGTTTTGAACGAACAAGTGAAATCCTCTGGTCAAAAGAAGCAGGGACCGTTTCGTGGCGGTTTGAAGTCGAATGTGGCAAAGGTACCTATGTTCGGACGTTGGCTGTAGATACGGGGAGTAAGCTAGGCTATCCTGCGCATATGTCAGATTTGACGAGAACAGCGAGTGCCGGCATGGATGAATCCCAAGCAATTACTTTAGCTGAAGTAGTATCATATATGGAGAATGGTACGATCGAAGAGTATTTATTACCCATTGAAACGGGTGTAGCAAAGTTCAAACAGGTCGATATCGATGAAACAGTGTGGCAGAAAGTCAAGAATGGTATGCGCTTAGATTACCAAGTATTCGGTCTATCCGAGATGCCATCAGAAGAAATTGCCCTTTTTTATCAAGGAAAAGTAGTGAGTATCTACCAACCAAATCCAAAAGAAAAAAATAAGTTAAAACCAAGTAAAGTTTTAAGAAATGAGGTTTAA
- the infB gene encoding translation initiation factor IF-2, translating to MGNKRIYELAKEWNKSSKEVVDKAQKLGIDVKNHMGAVSTQDEKKLQQAFNQPQQKKQPVQKANQKPAGQQPSNQKKTNEPSNQQKNKSNRNYQDRGQGSGQVNQGKNQSTNQNKSNQTGGNNQNRQGSTQNNNQNRQGNNQGSNQNRQGTTQGNSQGSNQNRQGSTQGSTQGSNQNRQGANQGGGQNRNNNNNRGKFNNNNRNRFNKKGKKGKQQTSNKPAVPPRKFRELPEVLEYTEGMNVADIAKKIHREPAEIIKKLFMLGVMVNQNQALDKDTIELLATDYGMEPQEKIQVDIADIDKFFEADEVNPEKLVSRPPVVTIMGHVDHGKTTLLDTLRHSRVTSGEAGGITQHIGAYQIDIDGKPITFLDTPGHAAFTSMRARGASITDITILVVAADDGVMPQTVEAINHAKAAGVPIIVAVNKIDKPGANPQHVMQELSEYELIPEAWGGETIFVEISAKFGQNIEELLEMILLVAEVEDLKADPTQRAIGTVIEARLDKGKGPVTTLLVQQGSLNVGDPIVVGNTYGRVRVMVNDLGRREKTAGPATPVEITGLNDVPQAGDRFVVFEDEKTARAAGEERGKRAMLEQRAATSRVTLDNLFESLKEGELKEVNVIIKADVQGSAEALAASLKKIDVEGVRVKIVHSAVGAINESDVTLAAASNAIIIGFNVRPTPQAKIQADTEEVDIRLHRIIYKAIEEIETAMKGMLDPEFEEKITGQMTVRETFKVSKVGTIAGAFVTDGYIRRDSGVRVIRDGIVIFEGQLASLKRFKDDVKEVKMGFECGAMVEKFNDLKVDDVIEGFIMEEIKVD from the coding sequence ATGGGCAATAAACGAATTTATGAACTAGCGAAAGAATGGAACAAGTCTAGTAAAGAGGTCGTTGATAAAGCGCAGAAACTTGGAATCGATGTGAAAAATCACATGGGTGCGGTCAGCACACAAGATGAAAAGAAACTGCAACAAGCGTTCAACCAACCACAGCAGAAAAAGCAACCAGTACAAAAAGCAAACCAAAAACCAGCCGGACAACAGCCAAGTAACCAAAAGAAAACAAACGAACCATCGAACCAACAAAAAAATAAAAGTAACCGCAACTATCAAGATCGCGGTCAAGGGAGCGGTCAAGTGAATCAAGGAAAAAACCAATCAACAAATCAGAATAAGAGTAACCAGACAGGTGGAAACAATCAAAACCGTCAAGGATCTACTCAAAACAATAATCAAAATCGCCAAGGTAACAACCAAGGCAGCAACCAAAACCGTCAGGGAACTACCCAAGGAAACAGCCAAGGTAGCAACCAAAACCGCCAAGGCTCTACCCAAGGAAGCACTCAGGGCAGTAACCAAAACCGTCAAGGAGCAAACCAAGGCGGCGGCCAAAATAGAAACAATAATAACAATCGCGGCAAATTCAACAATAACAACCGCAATCGTTTCAACAAAAAAGGAAAAAAAGGCAAACAACAAACGTCAAACAAGCCAGCAGTTCCACCACGTAAATTCCGTGAGTTACCTGAAGTATTAGAGTATACAGAAGGTATGAATGTTGCAGATATCGCGAAGAAAATTCACCGCGAACCAGCAGAGATCATTAAAAAATTATTTATGCTAGGCGTGATGGTCAATCAAAACCAAGCATTAGATAAAGATACGATCGAATTGTTAGCAACAGACTACGGGATGGAACCACAAGAAAAAATCCAAGTAGATATTGCGGATATTGACAAATTCTTTGAAGCGGATGAAGTGAATCCAGAAAAATTAGTCTCACGTCCTCCAGTTGTTACGATCATGGGACACGTTGACCATGGTAAAACAACTTTACTCGATACCTTACGTCATTCTCGCGTAACAAGCGGAGAAGCCGGTGGTATCACACAGCATATCGGTGCGTATCAAATCGATATTGATGGCAAACCAATCACATTCTTGGATACACCAGGACATGCGGCCTTTACAAGTATGCGTGCGCGTGGTGCAAGTATCACTGATATCACGATTTTAGTTGTTGCCGCCGATGATGGCGTAATGCCACAGACTGTAGAAGCGATCAACCATGCGAAAGCAGCTGGTGTGCCAATCATCGTTGCAGTCAACAAAATCGATAAACCAGGTGCAAACCCACAACATGTGATGCAAGAATTAAGTGAATATGAATTGATTCCTGAAGCATGGGGTGGCGAAACGATTTTTGTAGAAATCTCAGCGAAATTCGGTCAAAACATCGAAGAACTATTAGAAATGATTCTTTTAGTCGCTGAAGTGGAAGACTTGAAAGCTGATCCAACACAACGTGCGATCGGTACAGTGATTGAAGCACGATTAGACAAAGGAAAAGGTCCTGTGACAACATTACTTGTTCAACAAGGTTCATTGAATGTTGGAGACCCAATCGTTGTCGGAAACACATATGGTCGTGTACGTGTAATGGTCAACGACTTAGGACGCCGTGAAAAAACAGCTGGACCAGCAACACCAGTTGAAATCACAGGATTGAATGATGTACCTCAAGCAGGCGATCGTTTTGTTGTCTTTGAAGATGAGAAAACAGCTCGTGCGGCGGGTGAAGAACGTGGCAAACGTGCGATGTTAGAACAACGTGCAGCAACTAGCCGTGTGACATTAGATAACTTGTTTGAAAGCTTAAAAGAAGGCGAATTAAAAGAAGTCAATGTCATCATCAAGGCTGATGTACAAGGTTCAGCAGAAGCACTAGCTGCTTCATTGAAGAAGATCGACGTTGAAGGCGTACGTGTCAAGATCGTCCATTCAGCTGTTGGAGCAATCAATGAAAGTGATGTAACGCTTGCTGCGGCAAGTAATGCGATCATCATTGGTTTCAATGTTCGTCCGACACCACAAGCGAAAATCCAAGCAGATACAGAAGAAGTGGATATCCGTCTTCACCGTATCATCTACAAAGCCATCGAAGAAATCGAAACAGCGATGAAAGGGATGCTAGATCCTGAATTTGAAGAGAAAATCACTGGTCAAATGACTGTCCGTGAAACCTTCAAAGTATCAAAAGTCGGAACGATCGCTGGTGCCTTTGTCACTGATGGTTACATTCGTCGTGATAGCGGCGTACGTGTCATTCGTGATGGCATCGTCATTTTCGAAGGACAATTAGCAAGCTTGAAACGCTTCAAAGACGATGTCAAAGAAGTGAAAATGGGCTTTGAATGTGGAGCAATGGTAGAGAAATTCAATGATCTTAAAGTAGACGATGTTATCGAAGGCTTTATCATGGAAGAAATCAAAGTCGACTAA
- a CDS encoding PolC-type DNA polymerase III gives MSEKRELFEKLLEQIQLEETEKAHPLISAGEMEQVVVHRKSRLWEFTLRFPAILPVMLYRSLVQHVILAFKEIAEVKITVQAADQTFDEQLLQDYWSQALESQQCDTPLVQKVLKTQVPMIKEHKVILPVDGEGAIGYLKQQYLPLVEQLFVSYGFPKFRIEPEVDEQQAERVLKLFEERRQEQAEAFMKQAAESLIVHEQKKKERKEQLPALDGPIQLGRNIPNDEPITPMINILEEERRVTIEGYVFDKEVRELRSKRKILTLKITDYTSSFIVKKFSNNEKDEQIFEAISTGSWLKVRGSVQEDTFVRDLVMNAQDILEVKHAPRKDYSPEGEKRVELHLHSNMSTMDATNNISDLVAQAGKWGHKAIAITDHGGAQAFPEAHSAGKKAGVKILYGVEANVVDDGVPIAYNDAHDSLSESTYVVFDVETTGLSAVYDTIIELAAVKMYKGNVIESFDEFIDPGHPLSRTTIDLTGITDEMVRGSKSEEEVLRLFLEFSKDAILVAHNAAFDMGFLNTSYAKYNIPEAANPVIDTLELARYLYPQFKRFGLGVLSKKFGVSLEQHHRAIYDAEATGHLAWIFIKEAMENHEMYYHDQLNAHVGEGDSYKRARPFHVTLLAKNQAGLKDLFKLISMSNVDYFERVPRIPRSQLKKFRQDLLVGSACDKGEIFEAMMQKGVEEARNRAKFYDYIEVMPKAVYAPLLEQELVKNEHDLEEIIRNLVEIGKSLDKIVVATGNVHYLNEEDAIYRKILVNSMGGANPLNRHSLPEVHFRTTDEMLTAFSFLGTDLAKEIVVENTNKIADICEEVVPVKDELYTPKIPGSEDEITDLSYSKAKQMYGDPLPDIVEKRLKKELDSINGNGFSVIYLISQKLVHKSNEDGYLVGSRGSVGSSFVATMTGITEVNPLAPHYYCPDCQYSEFYEDGTYGSGFDMPEKKCPKCGTRLNKDGHDIPFETFLGFHGDKVPDIDLNFSGDYQAEAHHYTKVLFGEEYVYRAGTIGTVADKTAYGFVKGFERDHNLHYRSAEVDRLAKGATGVKRTTGQHPGGIIVIPDYMDVYDFTPIQYPADDQNSEWKTTHFDFHSIHDNVLKLDILGHDDPTVIRMLQDLSGIDPQTIPTDDPEVMRIFSGPEVLGVTQEQIYSKTGTLGIPEFGTRFVRGMLEETHPTTFAELLQISGLSHGTDVWLGNAEELIKRGDATLAEVIGCRDDIMVYLIHAGLDSGMAFKIMETVRKGLWNKIPDELRETYLTAMKENNVPDWYIDSCSKIKYMFPKAHAAAYVLMALRVAYFKVYFPILYYCAYFSVRADDFNLVAMCKGKEAVKEAMKEITDKGLDASVKEKNQLTVLELANEMLERGLKFGMIDLYKSDAVNFVIEGDTLIAPFRAVPSLGANVAKQIVEARKDGPFLSKEDLATRGKVSKTLIEYMTENGVLKDLPDENQLSLFDML, from the coding sequence TTGTCAGAAAAACGAGAGTTATTTGAGAAATTATTGGAGCAGATCCAATTAGAAGAAACAGAAAAAGCACATCCGCTTATTTCTGCTGGGGAAATGGAACAGGTGGTGGTCCATCGTAAATCTCGTCTGTGGGAGTTTACGTTACGTTTTCCAGCTATTTTGCCTGTGATGCTTTATCGCTCGCTGGTGCAGCATGTTATACTTGCATTCAAAGAAATTGCTGAGGTGAAAATCACAGTCCAAGCAGCGGATCAAACATTCGATGAACAACTCTTACAAGATTATTGGTCGCAAGCACTGGAAAGTCAGCAATGCGATACACCTTTAGTACAAAAGGTATTAAAGACGCAAGTACCAATGATCAAAGAGCATAAGGTGATTTTGCCTGTTGATGGTGAAGGAGCGATCGGCTATCTTAAACAACAATATCTGCCATTAGTAGAACAGTTATTTGTTAGTTACGGTTTTCCTAAGTTTCGAATCGAACCAGAAGTTGATGAGCAACAAGCAGAAAGAGTCCTAAAGCTTTTTGAAGAAAGACGACAAGAACAGGCTGAGGCGTTCATGAAACAAGCAGCTGAAAGCTTGATTGTTCATGAACAAAAGAAAAAAGAGCGCAAAGAGCAATTACCAGCGCTTGACGGGCCAATCCAGCTAGGTAGAAATATCCCGAATGATGAGCCTATCACACCGATGATCAATATCTTGGAAGAGGAACGCCGGGTAACGATCGAAGGCTACGTGTTCGATAAAGAAGTACGCGAGCTTCGTTCAAAACGTAAGATTTTGACATTGAAGATCACAGATTACACTTCTTCATTTATCGTCAAAAAGTTTTCAAATAATGAAAAAGATGAACAAATCTTTGAAGCAATCAGTACGGGTAGTTGGTTGAAAGTTCGTGGGAGTGTACAAGAAGACACGTTTGTTCGTGACCTAGTGATGAATGCCCAAGACATTTTAGAAGTCAAACATGCACCACGTAAAGATTATTCTCCTGAAGGGGAAAAGCGTGTCGAATTACATCTTCATAGTAATATGAGTACTATGGATGCAACGAACAATATTTCAGATCTTGTGGCACAGGCAGGTAAGTGGGGACATAAAGCAATTGCAATCACTGACCATGGCGGTGCACAAGCATTTCCAGAGGCACATAGTGCAGGGAAAAAAGCTGGTGTGAAGATCTTGTATGGTGTCGAAGCGAATGTGGTCGATGATGGGGTGCCGATTGCGTATAATGACGCCCATGATTCATTGAGTGAATCCACTTATGTCGTGTTTGACGTGGAGACAACAGGTTTGTCTGCTGTTTATGATACGATCATCGAGTTAGCTGCTGTTAAGATGTACAAAGGAAATGTCATCGAAAGTTTTGATGAATTTATCGATCCTGGACATCCCTTATCACGAACAACCATTGATTTGACAGGGATCACGGATGAAATGGTTCGCGGTTCAAAATCTGAGGAGGAAGTTTTACGCTTATTCTTGGAATTCTCAAAAGATGCGATCCTAGTTGCCCATAATGCGGCATTCGATATGGGATTTTTGAATACAAGTTATGCCAAATACAACATCCCTGAAGCAGCCAATCCAGTTATAGATACCTTAGAATTAGCTCGTTATTTATATCCACAATTCAAACGGTTTGGTTTAGGTGTACTATCCAAAAAATTCGGTGTTAGCTTGGAACAACATCACCGCGCGATTTATGACGCGGAAGCAACCGGACATCTGGCTTGGATATTTATCAAAGAAGCGATGGAAAACCACGAAATGTATTATCACGATCAGTTGAATGCCCATGTAGGTGAAGGTGATTCTTACAAACGGGCGCGACCTTTCCATGTCACATTACTGGCTAAAAACCAAGCTGGATTAAAAGACCTGTTCAAATTGATCTCGATGTCAAACGTCGATTATTTTGAACGCGTGCCACGAATCCCCCGATCACAGCTGAAAAAATTCCGACAAGATTTGTTAGTTGGCTCTGCCTGTGACAAGGGTGAGATTTTTGAAGCCATGATGCAAAAAGGGGTAGAAGAAGCACGTAACCGGGCGAAATTTTATGACTATATCGAAGTCATGCCTAAAGCTGTCTATGCACCACTCCTGGAGCAAGAGCTTGTCAAAAATGAACATGACTTAGAAGAAATCATTCGTAACTTAGTAGAAATCGGCAAATCATTAGATAAAATCGTTGTAGCGACAGGAAATGTCCACTACCTGAATGAAGAAGATGCGATCTATCGTAAAATCTTGGTCAATTCGATGGGGGGAGCCAATCCATTGAATCGTCACAGTCTGCCCGAAGTGCATTTCAGAACAACAGATGAGATGCTGACTGCATTCTCCTTCTTAGGTACGGATTTAGCAAAAGAAATCGTAGTTGAAAATACCAATAAGATTGCAGATATCTGTGAAGAAGTCGTGCCAGTGAAAGATGAATTATATACCCCTAAAATTCCTGGTTCGGAAGATGAAATCACGGATCTAAGTTATTCGAAGGCAAAACAAATGTATGGTGATCCATTACCGGATATCGTAGAAAAGCGTCTGAAAAAAGAGCTGGATTCGATCAATGGTAATGGCTTCTCAGTGATTTATTTGATTTCACAAAAGTTAGTGCATAAAAGTAATGAAGATGGCTATTTAGTAGGTTCTCGTGGCTCGGTTGGTTCTAGTTTCGTCGCAACCATGACAGGGATCACAGAGGTCAATCCATTGGCACCTCATTACTATTGCCCAGATTGTCAGTATTCGGAATTTTATGAAGATGGAACTTATGGTTCAGGATTTGATATGCCTGAGAAAAAATGTCCAAAATGCGGTACTCGTTTAAATAAAGATGGGCATGATATTCCGTTTGAAACATTCTTAGGTTTCCATGGCGATAAAGTACCCGATATCGATTTGAACTTCTCAGGGGATTATCAAGCAGAAGCCCATCATTATACGAAAGTATTGTTTGGCGAAGAATATGTCTATCGTGCGGGAACGATCGGTACTGTTGCGGATAAAACGGCGTATGGATTCGTTAAAGGGTTTGAACGTGACCACAACTTGCATTACCGCAGCGCCGAAGTGGATCGCTTAGCCAAAGGTGCTACTGGGGTCAAACGAACGACCGGACAGCATCCAGGAGGGATCATTGTTATCCCCGATTATATGGATGTATATGATTTCACGCCGATCCAATATCCGGCAGACGATCAGAATTCAGAATGGAAAACGACCCACTTTGATTTCCACTCGATCCATGACAATGTCTTGAAACTTGATATCCTGGGACACGATGATCCAACGGTGATCCGGATGTTGCAAGATTTATCTGGGATTGATCCACAAACGATCCCAACCGATGATCCAGAAGTCATGCGGATCTTTTCTGGACCCGAAGTCTTGGGAGTCACACAAGAACAGATTTATTCTAAAACAGGTACATTAGGGATACCGGAATTTGGGACACGTTTCGTTCGTGGGATGTTAGAGGAAACACACCCAACGACTTTTGCGGAATTATTGCAGATCTCTGGTCTTTCTCATGGTACGGATGTTTGGTTAGGGAATGCAGAGGAATTGATCAAACGTGGGGATGCGACGCTGGCTGAAGTAATCGGCTGTCGTGACGATATCATGGTTTATTTGATCCATGCTGGCTTAGATAGTGGGATGGCGTTCAAAATCATGGAGACGGTGCGTAAAGGATTATGGAATAAGATCCCTGACGAATTGCGTGAAACGTATTTGACCGCAATGAAAGAAAATAACGTACCTGACTGGTACATCGATTCTTGTTCGAAAATCAAATACATGTTCCCGAAAGCCCATGCGGCTGCTTATGTCTTGATGGCGCTACGGGTTGCTTATTTCAAAGTTTATTTTCCGATATTGTATTACTGTGCCTATTTTTCCGTTCGTGCAGATGACTTTAATCTTGTCGCTATGTGCAAAGGAAAAGAAGCAGTGAAAGAGGCGATGAAGGAAATCACGGATAAAGGCTTAGATGCTTCTGTAAAAGAAAAGAATCAGTTGACAGTTTTAGAGTTAGCCAATGAGATGCTAGAACGTGGCTTGAAATTCGGAATGATCGATTTATACAAATCCGATGCAGTAAACTTTGTGATCGAAGGAGACACGCTGATTGCGCCATTCCGTGCGGTACCAAGTTTAGGGGCCAACGTAGCGAAACAAATCGTCGAAGCTAGAAAAGATGGTCCTTTCTTATCCAAAGAAGACTTGGCAACTCGTGGGAAAGTCTCGAAGACATTGATCGAGTATATGACAGAAAATGGTGTCTTGAAAGATTTACCTGATGAAAATCAATTATCGTTATTTGATATGTTATAA
- the rnpM gene encoding RNase P modulator RnpM: protein MKQRKIPLRKSVVSGEMKPKKEMIRVTRSKEGVVSIDPTGKMPGRGAYVSLEPEEVQQAWDKHLLDRVLEAKLTDEFYQELLDYVTHQKARKELFGE, encoded by the coding sequence ATGAAACAAAGGAAGATCCCTTTACGCAAATCTGTGGTTTCAGGTGAAATGAAACCAAAAAAAGAGATGATTCGTGTCACACGTTCAAAAGAAGGTGTGGTATCGATCGATCCTACTGGAAAAATGCCTGGACGAGGAGCGTATGTCTCACTTGAGCCGGAGGAAGTACAACAAGCTTGGGATAAACATCTCTTGGATCGTGTACTTGAAGCTAAGCTAACAGATGAATTTTATCAAGAACTATTAGATTACGTCACTCACCAAAAAGCCCGAAAAGAGCTATTTGGCGAATGA
- the rimP gene encoding ribosome maturation factor RimP, which yields MSSVVETVTEMVTPILDEQKFELVEVEFVKEGKSWFLRVFIDKEGGIDIEECAFVSEKLSEKLDTTEPDPIPQAYFLEVSSPGAERPLKKEADYEKARGEYIHVSLYQPVDGEKQYEGFLQSFDAEQLTLKIRIKTREKEIVFDRKNIAKARLAIQF from the coding sequence TTGAGTAGCGTCGTTGAAACAGTCACAGAAATGGTGACACCGATCTTAGATGAACAAAAGTTTGAGCTAGTAGAAGTAGAATTTGTCAAAGAAGGAAAAAGCTGGTTTTTACGGGTGTTTATAGATAAAGAAGGCGGAATCGACATTGAAGAATGCGCATTTGTCAGTGAAAAATTAAGTGAGAAACTTGATACGACAGAGCCAGACCCGATACCACAAGCATATTTCCTAGAGGTATCATCTCCAGGCGCAGAACGCCCTTTGAAAAAAGAGGCAGATTATGAAAAAGCACGAGGAGAGTATATCCATGTGTCTTTATATCAACCAGTTGACGGAGAAAAACAATACGAAGGTTTTCTCCAATCATTTGATGCTGAACAGCTTACATTGAAGATACGCATAAAGACACGGGAAAAAGAAATTGTTTTTGACCGTAAGAATATTGCCAAAGCTCGCTTAGCAATCCAATTTTAA